A window of the Verminephrobacter eiseniae EF01-2 genome harbors these coding sequences:
- a CDS encoding response regulator, whose product MRILIVEDDQVLADGLLRTLRASGAVVDHVASGSEADAALLTNNEFDLLILDLGLPRMHGLEVLKKLRGRGMALPVLILTAADSVDERVKGLDLGADDYMAKPFSLQELEARVRALTRRGMGGTSSAIRHGPLVYDQAGRVATIDGKMIELSARELGLLGVLLQRVGRLVSKEQLVERLCEWSEEVSNNAIEVYIHRLRKKIEGGPIRIATVRGLGYCLEKIPVSY is encoded by the coding sequence ATGCGCATTCTCATTGTCGAAGACGATCAGGTGCTGGCCGATGGCCTGCTGCGCACGTTGCGCGCATCGGGCGCCGTGGTGGACCATGTGGCCAGCGGCAGCGAGGCCGATGCTGCGCTGCTGACCAACAATGAGTTCGACCTGCTGATCCTGGACCTGGGCCTGCCCAGGATGCACGGGCTGGAGGTGCTCAAAAAGCTGCGCGGCCGGGGCATGGCCCTGCCCGTGCTGATCCTGACCGCCGCCGACAGCGTCGACGAGCGCGTCAAGGGCCTGGATTTGGGTGCCGATGACTACATGGCCAAGCCCTTCAGCCTGCAAGAACTCGAGGCCCGCGTGCGCGCCCTGACCCGGCGCGGCATGGGCGGCACCAGCAGTGCCATCCGGCATGGCCCGCTGGTGTACGACCAGGCCGGGCGCGTGGCCACCATAGACGGCAAGATGATCGAGCTTTCGGCGCGCGAACTGGGCCTGCTGGGGGTGCTGCTGCAGCGTGTTGGCCGCCTGGTCAGCAAGGAGCAGTTGGTCGAGCGCTTGTGCGAGTGGAGCGAAGAGGTCAGCAACAACGCCATCGAGGTCTATATCCACCGCCTGCGCAAGAAGATCGAAGGTGGCCCGATCCGCATTGCCACGGTGCGGGGCCTGGGCTACTGTCTGGAGAAAATCCCGGTCAGCTATTGA
- the recA gene encoding recombinase RecA: MDVAVKGSHPAFPVNAEKAKALAAALAQIEKQFGKGTIMRLGEGEVIEDIQVVSTGSLGLDIALGVGGLPRGRVVEIYGPESSGKTTLALQVIAEMQKQGGTCAFVDAEHALDVQYAQKLGVQLSDLLISQPDTGEQALEIVDSLVRSGAVDLIVVDSVAALTPKAEIEGDMGDALPGLQARLMSQALRKLTATIKKTNCMVVFINQIRMKIGVMFGSPETTTGGNALKFYASVRLDIRRTGTIKKGDEAIGNETKVKVVKNKVSPPFKTAEFDILFGEGISREGEIIDMGVNAKIVEKSGAWYAYNGEKIGQGRDNAREFLRENPDLAHEIENKVRHSLGIALLPDAQPAPVLPGAQPAPAAAANG, from the coding sequence ATGGACGTCGCAGTCAAAGGTAGCCACCCCGCATTCCCGGTCAATGCCGAAAAAGCCAAGGCACTCGCGGCCGCGCTGGCCCAGATCGAAAAGCAATTCGGCAAGGGCACGATCATGCGCCTGGGCGAAGGCGAGGTGATCGAGGACATACAGGTCGTCTCCACCGGCTCGCTGGGCCTGGACATCGCGCTGGGCGTGGGGGGACTGCCCCGTGGCCGGGTGGTTGAAATCTATGGCCCGGAATCCTCGGGCAAGACCACGCTGGCGCTGCAGGTGATCGCCGAGATGCAAAAGCAGGGCGGCACCTGCGCCTTCGTCGATGCGGAGCATGCGCTGGACGTGCAATACGCGCAAAAACTCGGCGTGCAACTGTCCGACCTGCTGATCAGCCAGCCCGACACCGGCGAACAAGCGCTGGAGATCGTCGACAGCCTGGTGCGCTCCGGCGCGGTCGACCTGATCGTGGTGGACTCGGTGGCCGCCCTGACGCCCAAGGCCGAGATCGAAGGCGACATGGGCGACGCCCTGCCGGGCCTGCAAGCGCGGCTGATGAGCCAGGCATTGCGCAAGCTCACCGCGACGATCAAGAAGACCAACTGCATGGTCGTCTTCATCAACCAGATCCGCATGAAGATCGGCGTGATGTTCGGCAGCCCCGAAACCACCACCGGCGGCAATGCGCTCAAGTTCTACGCCTCGGTGCGCCTGGACATCCGCCGCACCGGCACCATCAAGAAGGGCGATGAAGCCATTGGCAACGAAACCAAGGTCAAGGTGGTCAAGAACAAAGTCAGCCCGCCGTTCAAGACCGCCGAGTTCGACATCCTGTTTGGCGAAGGCATCAGCCGCGAGGGCGAAATCATCGACATGGGCGTGAACGCCAAGATCGTGGAAAAGTCGGGCGCCTGGTACGCCTACAACGGCGAAAAAATCGGCCAAGGCCGCGACAACGCGCGCGAATTCCTGCGCGAAAACCCCGACCTGGCCCACGAGATCGAAAACAAGGTGCGCCACAGCCTGGGCATCGCGCTGCTGCCCGACGCGCAGCCAGCCCCGGTGCTGCCCGGTGCGCAACCGGCCCCGGCGGCGGCCGCGAACGGGTGA
- a CDS encoding MarR family winged helix-turn-helix transcriptional regulator — MGSALRRFDARVLQLMARNVEVPLALSNLAARAQVMAAHVHITRHLALSGDRLTDLARRAGMTKQAMAPLVDQCAAWGLVTRAVDPLDARARRVQFTAVGLAWLQAFRDAVAQAEAEFREEVGQEVATVVAIGLEAYAGA; from the coding sequence ATGGGCAGCGCCCTGCGCCGCTTTGACGCCCGGGTGTTGCAACTGATGGCCCGCAATGTCGAGGTGCCACTGGCGCTGTCCAACCTCGCGGCGCGCGCCCAGGTGATGGCGGCCCATGTGCATATCACCCGCCACCTGGCATTGTCGGGCGACCGGCTGACCGATCTGGCCCGGCGTGCCGGCATGACCAAGCAGGCGATGGCCCCATTGGTCGATCAATGCGCGGCCTGGGGCTTGGTGACCCGCGCCGTCGATCCCCTCGATGCGCGTGCGCGCCGCGTGCAATTTACCGCTGTCGGGCTGGCCTGGCTGCAGGCCTTTCGGGATGCGGTGGCGCAGGCGGAGGCCGAGTTCCGCGAGGAGGTGGGCCAGGAGGTGGCCACGGTGGTGGCCATCGGGCTGGAGGCTTATGCCGGCGCGTGA
- a CDS encoding AMP-binding protein: protein MSRNPFSSIEVDISAQRPLRGLSHVRGATVPDLVTETIGGLLDRAVETHGAQPAFVFVEHGIRWSWRQFSEAVDRVAAGLLCLGAQRGERLGIWSPNRPEWVLTQFATARLGVILVNINPAYRTSELEYALNEAGVHILISAVGLKSSDYLGMLRDLAPELADCAPGKLQAKRLPELRSVVQMGRCAQPGMFSFEQLQSLAGPAQINRLSLIESQLDAHDAINIQFTSGTTGQPKGATLTHHNVVNNARFVAHAMRLGPSDRLCVPVPLYHCFGMVLAVLAATSTASCLVFPGESFDAAATLAAVATERCTALHGVPTMFVAMLGLAHFAQFDLSSLRTGIMAGAPCPIETMRQVLSDMHMPEVTIAYGMTETSPVSFQSAVDDSIEQRVGTVGRIMPHLEVKIIGEDGKTRPIGQVGELCTKGYAVMQGYWADPQRTREAVIDGWMHTGDLATIDAFGYCRIAGRLKDMLIRGGENIYPREIEEFLYRHPAVSQAQVFGIPSAKYGEEVCAWIVLKPQAQASPESIREHCRAHLAHFKVPQHIKLVASLPMTVTGKAQKYLMREAMMKELGLATG, encoded by the coding sequence GTGAGCCGCAACCCTTTTTCCAGCATCGAGGTGGACATATCCGCGCAACGCCCACTGCGCGGACTGTCCCATGTGCGCGGAGCCACTGTGCCAGACCTGGTGACAGAGACCATCGGCGGCTTGCTGGACCGCGCTGTCGAAACACATGGCGCTCAGCCCGCCTTTGTTTTTGTCGAGCACGGGATCCGCTGGAGTTGGCGCCAGTTTTCTGAAGCCGTAGACCGGGTGGCGGCAGGACTTCTGTGCCTGGGAGCCCAGCGCGGGGAGCGTCTCGGCATTTGGTCGCCCAATCGTCCCGAATGGGTATTGACCCAATTTGCCACGGCCCGCCTGGGGGTCATCCTGGTCAACATCAACCCCGCCTACCGCACCAGTGAACTGGAATATGCGCTGAACGAGGCAGGGGTTCACATCCTGATCAGCGCCGTCGGTCTCAAGAGCAGCGACTACCTGGGCATGCTCAGGGACCTGGCACCGGAGTTGGCAGATTGCGCGCCAGGGAAATTGCAGGCCAAGCGACTGCCAGAGTTGCGCAGCGTCGTGCAGATGGGTCGATGCGCGCAGCCCGGCATGTTCAGCTTTGAGCAATTGCAGTCGCTTGCCGGCCCGGCCCAGATCAACCGATTGAGCCTCATCGAGAGCCAGTTGGATGCACACGACGCAATCAATATCCAGTTCACCAGCGGCACCACGGGCCAACCCAAAGGCGCCACGCTGACGCACCACAATGTGGTCAACAACGCGCGCTTCGTAGCGCATGCGATGCGCCTGGGCCCGAGCGACCGCCTGTGTGTGCCGGTTCCCCTTTACCACTGCTTTGGCATGGTATTGGCCGTGCTGGCCGCCACCTCCACGGCAAGTTGCCTGGTCTTTCCCGGCGAGTCATTCGATGCCGCCGCAACCCTGGCAGCCGTTGCCACCGAGCGTTGCACTGCCCTGCATGGCGTTCCCACCATGTTCGTCGCCATGCTGGGCCTTGCGCATTTTGCGCAGTTCGACCTGAGCAGCCTGCGCACTGGCATCATGGCGGGCGCTCCGTGTCCGATCGAAACCATGCGACAAGTGCTGTCGGACATGCACATGCCCGAAGTCACGATCGCCTACGGCATGACAGAAACGTCGCCGGTGTCTTTTCAAAGCGCGGTGGATGATTCGATCGAGCAGCGCGTCGGCACGGTGGGGCGAATCATGCCCCATCTCGAAGTCAAGATCATTGGCGAAGACGGCAAAACCCGCCCCATCGGGCAAGTCGGCGAGCTTTGCACCAAGGGCTATGCCGTGATGCAAGGGTACTGGGCTGACCCGCAACGCACGCGCGAAGCCGTTATCGACGGCTGGATGCACACAGGCGACCTGGCCACCATCGACGCCTTCGGTTATTGCAGGATTGCAGGTCGCCTCAAGGACATGCTGATCCGTGGTGGCGAGAACATCTATCCACGCGAAATCGAAGAGTTCCTGTATCGCCACCCCGCCGTTTCGCAAGCGCAGGTATTCGGCATTCCGAGCGCCAAATACGGCGAAGAAGTCTGCGCATGGATTGTGCTCAAACCACAGGCACAGGCCTCGCCTGAATCCATCCGGGAGCACTGCCGTGCGCACCTGGCGCATTTCAAGGTGCCGCAACACATCAAGCTGGTTGCCAGCCTTCCAATGACCGTCACTGGAAAGGCACAAAAATACCTGATGCGCGAAGCCATGATGAAAGAATTGGGGTTGGCAACCGGCTGA
- a CDS encoding sensor histidine kinase, whose translation MKIFQREQRSLFGEILDWMLTPLLLLWPVSLALTWLVAQGLANKPFDRALEYNAQALAQLVGVVGDKAQFHLPLPASELLRADDSDTVYYQVIGPGGYFLSGERELPGPPDDELPLPGEVHLRDAEMRGIDIRVAHLWVRLPLPGNPLALVQVAETRAKRSVLATEIIKGVMLPQFVILPLAVLLVWLALARGIQPLHQLEQRIRARNPDDLSPLDERAVPLEVAPLVLSVNDLLKRLNDSVATQKRFLADAAHQLKTPLAGLRMQADLAQREGTSTEEIRRSLQQIGRSSIRATHTVNQLLALAHAEGSGVGIARQPCDLARLVIEVVRDSVPRALDKHIDLGYDGAQPGTPGLLLDGNPTLLKELVRNLLDNAINYTPSGPDKPGVVTARVLADRFGQVLLLQVEDSGPGVPEAERELVFQPFYRVLGSEADGSGLGLSIVQKIARKHGAEVTLEDARAGQHPPGARFGVRFTALKVQPG comes from the coding sequence TTGAAGATCTTCCAGCGCGAGCAGCGCTCCCTGTTCGGCGAGATCCTCGACTGGATGCTCACGCCACTGCTGCTGTTGTGGCCCGTGAGCCTGGCGCTGACCTGGCTGGTGGCGCAGGGCCTGGCCAACAAGCCCTTCGACCGCGCCCTCGAATACAACGCCCAGGCCCTGGCCCAGTTGGTGGGCGTGGTCGGCGACAAGGCGCAGTTTCACCTGCCCCTGCCGGCCAGCGAGCTCCTGCGCGCCGACGATTCCGACACCGTCTACTACCAGGTGATCGGCCCTGGCGGCTACTTCCTGTCGGGCGAACGCGAACTGCCCGGCCCCCCTGACGACGAGTTGCCGCTGCCGGGTGAAGTGCATCTGCGCGACGCCGAAATGCGCGGCATCGATATCCGCGTGGCCCATCTGTGGGTGCGGCTGCCGCTGCCCGGCAACCCCCTGGCGCTGGTCCAGGTGGCCGAGACACGCGCCAAGCGCAGCGTGCTGGCCACCGAAATCATCAAGGGCGTGATGCTGCCGCAGTTCGTCATCCTGCCGCTGGCCGTGCTGCTGGTGTGGCTGGCGCTGGCGCGCGGCATCCAGCCGCTGCACCAGCTCGAGCAGCGCATCCGCGCGCGCAACCCGGACGACCTCTCGCCGCTGGACGAGCGCGCCGTGCCGCTGGAGGTGGCGCCGCTGGTCTTGTCCGTGAACGACCTGCTCAAGCGCCTGAACGACTCGGTGGCCACGCAAAAGCGCTTTCTGGCCGACGCCGCCCACCAGCTCAAGACGCCGCTGGCCGGTCTGCGCATGCAGGCCGATCTGGCCCAGCGCGAAGGCACCAGCACCGAGGAGATCAGGCGCTCGCTGCAACAGATCGGCCGCTCCAGCATCCGCGCCACGCACACCGTCAACCAATTGCTGGCGCTGGCCCATGCCGAAGGCAGCGGCGTGGGCATTGCGCGCCAGCCCTGCGACCTGGCCCGGCTGGTCATCGAGGTGGTGCGCGACTCGGTGCCGCGCGCACTCGACAAGCACATCGACCTGGGCTACGACGGCGCCCAGCCCGGCACGCCCGGTCTGCTGCTCGACGGCAACCCCACCCTGCTCAAGGAACTGGTGCGCAACCTGCTCGACAACGCCATCAACTACACGCCCTCCGGCCCCGACAAACCCGGCGTGGTCACGGCCCGCGTGCTGGCGGACCGCTTTGGCCAGGTGCTGCTGCTGCAAGTCGAAGACTCCGGCCCCGGCGTACCCGAGGCCGAGCGCGAACTGGTGTTCCAACCCTTTTACCGCGTGCTCGGCAGCGAGGCCGACGGCTCGGGCCTGGGGCTGTCGATCGTGCAGAAGATCGCGCGCAAGCACGGTGCCGAGGTCACGCTGGAAGACGCCCGGGCCGGCCAGCATCCGCCGGGCGCGCGCTTTGGCGTGCGCTTTACGGCGCTCAAGGTGCAGCCGGGTTGA